Proteins found in one Tsukamurella paurometabola DSM 20162 genomic segment:
- a CDS encoding oxygenase MpaB family protein produces MTRRSHLDRIGALDPVRDHQEIHRITAMYEFPWDYVRALEFALFRTYCVPTISALLSKTGEFRDRPQKRYDDTAMLMAELIEYGYDSPRGKAALRRVNQMHHRYDISNDDLMYVLTTFIYDPLDWIDAYGYRPLHPHEKIAAFEFYREVGKRMGIRDIPEDFHELLRFKQDYERRTFVYTDTNAEIGRYTVDLLASWYPAPRALVATAVEALIDGRMTEAFGFPAPRRGLGPLLRAALRLRGRFAGTLPQRTVSAFQTTDARSYPEYTGRRSAIDPATLGTFA; encoded by the coding sequence GTGACCCGGCGCAGCCACCTCGACCGGATCGGCGCCCTCGACCCGGTTCGCGATCACCAGGAGATCCACCGGATCACCGCGATGTACGAGTTCCCCTGGGATTACGTGCGCGCGTTGGAGTTCGCACTGTTCCGCACCTACTGCGTCCCGACGATCAGTGCGCTGCTATCGAAGACCGGTGAGTTCCGCGACCGGCCGCAGAAGCGCTACGACGACACAGCGATGCTGATGGCGGAGCTCATCGAATACGGCTACGACTCGCCGCGCGGGAAGGCCGCACTGCGCCGGGTGAACCAGATGCACCATCGCTACGACATCAGCAACGACGACCTGATGTACGTGCTCACCACGTTCATCTACGACCCGCTGGACTGGATCGACGCCTACGGCTACCGGCCGCTGCACCCGCACGAGAAGATCGCGGCCTTCGAGTTCTACCGCGAAGTGGGCAAGCGAATGGGCATCCGCGATATCCCGGAGGACTTCCACGAGCTGCTGCGATTCAAACAGGACTACGAGCGGCGCACCTTCGTCTACACCGATACCAACGCCGAGATCGGTAGGTACACGGTGGATCTGCTCGCGTCCTGGTATCCGGCACCGAGGGCTCTGGTGGCCACCGCGGTGGAGGCGCTGATCGACGGCCGGATGACGGAGGCCTTCGGCTTCCCCGCTCCGCGGCGCGGCCTGGGACCGCTGCTGCGCGCAGCACTGCGACTACGCGGACGGTTCGCCGGAACCCTGCCGCAACGCACCGTCTCGGCGTTCCAGACCACCGACGCTCGTTCCTATCCCGAGTACACCGGACGCCGTTCCGCGATCGACCCGGCCACGCTCGGCACCTTCGCCTGA
- a CDS encoding glycosyltransferase family 87 protein has product MTAGSAPEEDDRLHVSPGRFDPATVAEPDRDIPSHTDPVARDFAAALGGPVGAHALIGFQRFFTPLRLILLVAVLFLALGWTTKAGCLQQKNDGGSLVLDWSANRPYTAMCYSDTVPLYSAERLDEGLMPYKTQFFDTDPLGQPQERYMEYPVLTGMYQYVSMRIAKLWTYLHEEWGVPAAIEVVLFFTVAAVGLALFWLIAVWATTLLSGAGRRPWDAMLVAASPLVIVHAFTNFDAIAVAATAVALLLWARNRPAWAGVVIGLGAAAKLYPAFLLVVLLLLCLRAGLLRSWATAAASAAAAWLAVNLPVLALWPQGWWEFFHRNSIRAVDMDSIYAVISSFTGGWVFGGQGPRGGASTLANMITLGLFVLVIAGVAYLALKAPRRPRVAQLAFLLVAGFLLVNKVWSPQYSLWLVPLAVLALPHTRILLAWMTIDALVWVPRMMYFLGVSNKGLPEQAFTFTVLLRDIAVIGLCALVIRQIYKPDEDLVRSTFPGPFSPPLDDPAGGPLDGAPDVPLSESLRSRSGRPGRYQRKNSSIAARPQTPIQTPH; this is encoded by the coding sequence GTGACGGCGGGTTCCGCACCCGAGGAGGATGACCGCCTTCATGTGAGCCCGGGTCGATTCGACCCGGCCACGGTGGCGGAGCCCGATCGCGACATTCCGAGCCACACCGATCCGGTCGCGCGGGACTTCGCGGCGGCGCTCGGCGGCCCGGTCGGCGCACACGCGCTGATCGGGTTCCAGCGGTTCTTCACGCCGCTGCGGCTGATCCTGCTGGTCGCGGTGCTCTTTCTCGCGCTGGGCTGGACCACCAAGGCGGGCTGTCTGCAACAGAAGAACGACGGCGGCTCCCTGGTGCTGGACTGGTCGGCGAACCGCCCGTACACGGCGATGTGCTACTCGGACACCGTGCCGCTGTACTCGGCCGAGCGTCTCGACGAGGGCCTCATGCCCTACAAGACTCAGTTCTTCGACACCGATCCCCTGGGCCAGCCGCAGGAGCGGTATATGGAGTACCCGGTGCTCACCGGGATGTACCAGTACGTGTCGATGCGGATCGCGAAGTTGTGGACGTACCTGCACGAGGAGTGGGGTGTTCCGGCTGCGATCGAGGTGGTGCTGTTCTTCACCGTTGCGGCCGTGGGTCTCGCACTGTTCTGGCTGATCGCGGTGTGGGCCACCACGCTGTTATCCGGGGCCGGTCGCCGGCCCTGGGACGCCATGCTGGTGGCCGCCTCGCCACTGGTGATCGTGCATGCCTTCACCAACTTCGACGCGATCGCCGTCGCCGCCACTGCGGTCGCCCTGCTTCTCTGGGCGCGTAACCGGCCGGCCTGGGCGGGCGTGGTCATCGGTCTGGGCGCCGCAGCCAAGTTGTATCCGGCGTTCCTGCTGGTGGTGCTGCTGTTGCTGTGCCTGCGCGCAGGCCTGCTTCGCTCCTGGGCGACCGCCGCAGCCTCGGCCGCGGCCGCCTGGCTCGCGGTGAATCTTCCGGTGCTCGCGTTGTGGCCCCAGGGCTGGTGGGAGTTCTTCCACCGCAACTCGATCCGCGCGGTCGATATGGATTCGATCTACGCCGTGATCAGTTCCTTCACCGGTGGCTGGGTATTCGGCGGTCAGGGCCCCCGAGGCGGTGCCTCGACGCTGGCCAACATGATCACGCTGGGGTTGTTCGTGCTGGTGATCGCGGGCGTGGCCTACTTGGCGCTGAAGGCTCCGCGTCGGCCCCGCGTGGCCCAGCTTGCGTTTCTCCTGGTGGCCGGATTCCTTCTGGTGAACAAGGTGTGGAGTCCGCAGTACTCGCTGTGGCTGGTGCCATTGGCGGTGCTGGCGCTGCCGCACACCCGGATCCTGTTGGCGTGGATGACGATCGATGCGCTGGTGTGGGTGCCGAGGATGATGTACTTCCTCGGTGTCTCGAACAAGGGTCTGCCCGAGCAGGCCTTCACCTTCACCGTGCTGCTGCGCGATATCGCCGTGATCGGTCTGTGTGCGTTGGTGATTCGGCAGATCTACAAACCCGACGAAGATCTGGTGCGGTCCACGTTCCCCGGCCCGTTCTCACCGCCGCTCGACGATCCCGCAGGCGGACCGCTCGACGGTGCGCCCGATGTTCCGCTGTCGGAATCGCTGCGCAGTCGCAGCGGACGGCCGGGCAGGTACCAGAGGAAGAACAGCAGCATCGCCGCGCGGCCCCAGACGCCGATCCAGACGCCCCACTGA
- a CDS encoding transglycosylase domain-containing protein, with product MTNPGGNDERNGAVGRPPRPEGDAPGPAGQNRPPQGPASPNGPQGPQRPQNQSPQNQGPRNPAPGQQTPSPQAAPTAQFPVVPPQPPAGGAPAQPPAAEQPTVSNPVSEAAKQPPPKPVPMSGGSGAAKSAYQPLSGRPVDEHELAAEADRGGSSRPEPEDAPAEEAPVVSRTTAEPAVPAAGGGSGGDGDGPDGPDGPDGPDGPDGGGEEEPERKGLRGLVGGSTLRKVVTVGVTAIAAILVVAVVAFGIGYWRADVPQPGEIQTNQVATIVMKDGNTPIARVIPPEGNRTIIPAEDIPPVMKNAIMAIEDRDFMTNPGFSLKGFARAVWLRVPGVADDGQDAGGGSTITQQYVKNAVVGDESSLMRKWKELIISTKMSRSWSKDDIMAAYLNTIYFGRGAYGLQAASRTFFNVDAKDLKVDQAALLAAMVRAPSMYDPATNMENAQGRWNQVLDGMVEMKNLAPAERQAVKFPRVQQISKNQGGDELSAGPNGLIRTQVLQELKDAGIDEATLNTQGLKITTTIDPEAQAAALKAARNMIENQPKDLRTAIVSVDPKTGGVLAYYGGEDGNGYDRVQAGLQTGSSFKVFALVAALEQGIPLSRVYSSAPLKTTGVTVTNSEGESCGSCNLATAMKMSLNTVYYRLMMDLRNQAQDVADAAHKAGIAESFGSISKTLQQADGSGVEGGVVLGQYQSRPIDMASAYATLAAEGIYRKPHLISKVTTADGRTLLDRQSDPGERRMSKDVANNTTSALQPIAAYSNGNALAGGRASAAKTGTAQYQDTGLNKDGWMVGYTPSISTAVWVGNDAGGPIKNSWGGSIYGSGVPATVWKQTMDGALSGTDYETFPTPGAIGGQAGVPVETRRTSTGSASASASASADPSGAETSRTVPGLPGVPMPTFPWDPTTTPQTGYPPYPGQTTPRRPVPGQGGGNNPGQTVPPRVPNPVP from the coding sequence GTGACGAACCCGGGCGGAAACGACGAGCGGAACGGGGCGGTCGGGCGACCGCCGCGCCCCGAGGGCGACGCCCCCGGGCCCGCCGGGCAGAACCGCCCGCCGCAGGGCCCCGCGTCGCCGAACGGCCCGCAGGGACCGCAGCGTCCCCAGAACCAGAGCCCGCAGAACCAGGGACCACGGAACCCGGCGCCGGGCCAGCAGACGCCCAGCCCGCAGGCGGCGCCCACGGCGCAGTTCCCGGTCGTACCGCCGCAGCCGCCGGCAGGCGGCGCTCCCGCGCAGCCACCGGCAGCTGAGCAGCCCACTGTGTCGAACCCTGTTTCGGAGGCGGCGAAGCAGCCGCCGCCCAAGCCGGTTCCGATGAGTGGTGGCTCCGGCGCCGCCAAGTCCGCGTATCAGCCGCTGTCCGGTCGCCCCGTGGACGAGCACGAGCTCGCCGCCGAGGCCGATCGCGGCGGATCGTCGCGCCCCGAGCCCGAGGACGCGCCTGCCGAGGAGGCCCCCGTCGTCTCCCGCACCACTGCCGAACCGGCCGTCCCGGCCGCCGGCGGCGGCTCGGGCGGTGATGGTGACGGCCCGGACGGACCCGATGGACCCGATGGTCCGGATGGGCCCGACGGTGGCGGTGAGGAGGAACCCGAGCGGAAGGGACTGCGCGGACTCGTGGGTGGATCGACATTGCGCAAGGTGGTCACTGTCGGTGTGACCGCGATCGCCGCGATTCTCGTGGTGGCCGTCGTGGCCTTCGGTATCGGCTATTGGCGCGCCGATGTGCCCCAGCCCGGTGAGATCCAGACCAACCAGGTCGCCACCATCGTGATGAAGGACGGCAACACGCCGATCGCGCGGGTGATCCCGCCGGAGGGCAACCGCACCATCATCCCGGCCGAAGACATTCCGCCGGTCATGAAGAACGCGATCATGGCCATCGAGGACCGGGACTTCATGACCAACCCCGGGTTCTCGCTCAAGGGCTTCGCGCGCGCGGTCTGGCTGCGCGTCCCCGGCGTCGCCGACGACGGCCAGGATGCCGGCGGCGGTTCCACGATCACGCAGCAGTACGTGAAGAACGCGGTGGTCGGCGATGAGTCGTCGCTGATGCGTAAGTGGAAAGAACTGATCATCTCGACCAAGATGTCGCGCAGCTGGTCCAAGGACGACATCATGGCCGCCTACCTCAACACGATCTACTTCGGTCGCGGTGCGTACGGCTTGCAGGCCGCCTCGCGCACCTTCTTCAACGTCGATGCCAAGGATCTCAAGGTCGACCAGGCCGCACTGCTCGCGGCGATGGTCCGGGCACCGTCGATGTACGACCCCGCGACCAACATGGAGAACGCCCAGGGTCGGTGGAACCAGGTGCTCGACGGCATGGTGGAGATGAAGAACCTGGCGCCGGCCGAGCGGCAGGCGGTGAAGTTCCCGCGTGTGCAGCAGATCTCCAAGAATCAAGGCGGTGACGAACTGTCGGCGGGCCCCAACGGCCTGATCCGCACCCAGGTGCTCCAGGAGCTCAAGGACGCCGGCATCGATGAGGCCACGCTCAACACCCAGGGCCTGAAGATCACCACCACGATCGATCCCGAGGCGCAGGCCGCGGCGCTCAAGGCGGCCCGGAACATGATCGAGAACCAGCCGAAGGATCTGCGGACGGCGATCGTCTCCGTCGACCCGAAGACCGGCGGTGTCCTGGCCTACTACGGCGGCGAGGACGGCAACGGATACGACCGTGTCCAGGCCGGTCTGCAGACCGGTTCGTCGTTCAAGGTGTTCGCGCTGGTCGCCGCGCTGGAGCAGGGCATCCCGCTGTCGCGGGTGTACTCCTCGGCGCCGCTGAAGACCACCGGCGTCACGGTGACCAACTCCGAGGGCGAGTCCTGCGGCTCGTGCAACCTGGCCACGGCCATGAAGATGTCGCTGAACACGGTGTACTACCGGCTGATGATGGATCTGCGGAACCAGGCCCAGGACGTGGCCGACGCCGCGCACAAGGCCGGGATCGCGGAGAGCTTCGGCTCGATCAGCAAGACCCTGCAGCAGGCCGATGGCAGCGGGGTCGAGGGCGGCGTCGTCCTCGGCCAGTACCAGAGCCGCCCGATCGATATGGCCTCCGCCTACGCCACGCTGGCCGCGGAGGGCATCTACCGCAAGCCGCACCTGATCTCGAAGGTGACCACCGCCGACGGCCGCACGCTGTTGGACCGGCAGAGCGATCCGGGCGAGCGTCGGATGAGCAAGGACGTCGCGAACAACACCACCTCGGCGCTGCAGCCGATCGCGGCCTATTCCAACGGGAACGCGCTGGCAGGAGGCCGCGCCTCGGCAGCCAAGACCGGTACCGCGCAGTACCAGGACACCGGCCTGAACAAGGACGGTTGGATGGTGGGCTACACCCCGTCGATCTCGACCGCGGTGTGGGTCGGCAACGATGCTGGCGGTCCGATCAAGAACTCGTGGGGCGGCAGCATCTACGGGTCCGGCGTCCCGGCCACGGTGTGGAAGCAGACCATGGACGGCGCCCTTTCCGGCACCGATTACGAGACCTTCCCGACGCCGGGTGCCATCGGCGGCCAGGCGGGTGTACCGGTGGAGACCCGCCGCACCAGTACGGGATCCGCCTCGGCATCGGCGTCCGCGTCGGCCGACCCGAGCGGTGCGGAGACCTCGCGCACGGTCCCGGGCCTGCCCGGCGTGCCGATGCCCACCTTCCCGTGGGACCCGACCACGACCCCGCAGACCGGCTACCCTCCGTACCCCGGCCAGACCACCCCGCGCCGGCCCGTTCCCGGCCAGGGTGGCGGTAACAACCCCGGCCAGACGGTGCCGCCGAGGGTTCCGAACCCGGTGCCGTGA
- a CDS encoding DUF5318 domain-containing protein gives MRTQRQTVDYALQRRSLLASVNAGRTAVKSVCDADPYLLRAAKFHGRPSEVLCPICRKEQLTLVSWVFGESLGPASGSARSDAELGELESTRPEFSVHVVEVCRSCNWNHLVESYVAGLPPRPKRKRRAAPG, from the coding sequence GTGCGAACGCAGAGGCAAACGGTGGACTACGCGCTGCAGCGGCGATCGCTGCTGGCGTCGGTCAACGCCGGTCGCACGGCGGTGAAGTCGGTGTGCGACGCCGACCCGTACCTCTTGCGTGCGGCCAAGTTCCACGGTCGCCCCTCCGAGGTGCTGTGCCCCATCTGCCGCAAGGAACAGTTGACGCTGGTCTCCTGGGTGTTCGGCGAATCGCTGGGCCCGGCCTCGGGGTCGGCGCGAAGCGACGCCGAACTCGGTGAGCTCGAATCCACCCGGCCGGAGTTCTCGGTCCACGTGGTGGAGGTGTGCCGGTCGTGCAACTGGAATCATCTGGTGGAGTCGTACGTGGCCGGGTTGCCCCCGCGCCCCAAGCGCAAACGGCGCGCGGCGCCCGGATGA
- a CDS encoding PadR family transcriptional regulator, whose protein sequence is MLELAVLGLLHDSPMHGYEIRKRLTELLGPFRAFSYGSLYPALRRAQDAGYIAEEAAPGPAATTRKRRARRVYQLTPKGHERFSALVADTGPQNYTDDGFGVHLAFFTATPAQARLRILEGRRRQVEERREELRRALAAGGTSETYTRQLHELGLETTEREVRWLNELIAAESRSDQHDRPAPLPAPTSLTPNEGKNGD, encoded by the coding sequence GTGCTCGAACTCGCAGTTCTCGGCCTGCTGCACGACTCACCCATGCACGGCTACGAGATCCGCAAGCGACTGACGGAACTGCTGGGTCCGTTTCGCGCGTTCTCCTACGGTTCGCTGTACCCGGCTCTGCGCCGCGCGCAGGATGCCGGGTACATCGCCGAGGAAGCCGCGCCGGGCCCCGCTGCAACCACCCGCAAGCGCCGCGCGCGCCGTGTGTACCAGCTGACTCCGAAGGGACACGAGCGGTTCTCCGCCCTGGTCGCCGACACCGGTCCGCAGAACTACACGGACGACGGGTTCGGCGTGCATCTCGCCTTCTTCACCGCCACTCCCGCCCAGGCCCGGCTGCGCATCCTCGAGGGTCGCCGCCGGCAGGTCGAGGAGCGGCGGGAGGAGCTCCGTCGGGCCCTCGCGGCCGGGGGCACCAGCGAGACGTACACGCGGCAGTTGCACGAGTTGGGACTGGAGACGACGGAGCGCGAGGTGCGGTGGCTCAACGAGTTGATCGCCGCCGAATCTCGCTCCGACCAACATGATCGGCCCGCTCCGCTCCCGGCGCCGACATCACTGACACCGAATGAAGGGAAGAACGGTGACTGA
- a CDS encoding inositol-3-phosphate synthase — translation MKGRTVTDNSTKVRVAIVGVGNCASSLVQGVHYYKDVADDAEVPGLMHVKFGPYHVRDVEFVAAFDVDGKKVGFDLADAINASENNTIKIADVPPTGVTVERGHTLDGLGKYYRLTIEEAPGEGVDIVQALKDNEVDVLVSYLPVGSEEADKFYAQCAIDAGVAFVNALPVFIASDPVWAAKFRDAGVPIVGDDIKSQVGATITHRMMAKLFEDRGVVLDRTYQLNVGGNMDFKNMLERERLESKKVSKTQAVTSNLTGPLSGKVQDRNVHIGPSDYVEWLDDRKWAYVRLEGRAFGDVPLNLEYKLEVWDSPNSAGIIIDAVRAAKIAKDRGIGGPVIPASAYLMKSPPEQIADDVARKQLEEFIIGAD, via the coding sequence ATGAAGGGAAGAACGGTGACTGACAATTCCACCAAGGTGCGCGTTGCGATCGTCGGCGTGGGCAACTGTGCCTCGTCGCTCGTGCAGGGCGTGCACTACTACAAGGACGTGGCCGACGATGCCGAGGTCCCGGGCCTCATGCACGTGAAGTTCGGCCCGTACCACGTGCGCGACGTCGAGTTCGTCGCCGCGTTCGACGTGGACGGTAAGAAGGTCGGCTTCGACCTCGCCGACGCCATCAACGCGTCCGAGAACAACACCATCAAGATCGCCGACGTACCGCCCACCGGCGTCACCGTCGAGCGCGGCCACACGCTCGACGGCCTGGGCAAGTACTACCGCCTGACCATCGAGGAGGCGCCGGGTGAGGGCGTCGACATCGTGCAGGCGCTCAAGGACAACGAGGTCGACGTTCTCGTGTCCTACCTGCCCGTGGGCTCCGAGGAGGCCGATAAGTTCTACGCGCAGTGCGCCATCGACGCGGGCGTGGCCTTCGTCAACGCGCTGCCCGTGTTCATCGCCTCCGACCCGGTCTGGGCTGCGAAGTTCCGCGATGCCGGTGTCCCGATCGTGGGCGACGACATCAAGAGCCAGGTGGGCGCCACCATCACCCACCGCATGATGGCGAAGCTGTTCGAGGACCGCGGCGTGGTGCTCGATCGCACCTACCAGCTCAACGTGGGCGGCAACATGGACTTCAAGAACATGCTCGAGCGTGAGCGCCTGGAGTCGAAGAAGGTCTCCAAGACGCAGGCGGTCACCTCGAACCTGACCGGACCGCTCTCGGGCAAGGTCCAGGACCGCAACGTGCACATCGGCCCGTCGGACTACGTCGAGTGGCTCGATGACCGCAAGTGGGCGTACGTGCGCCTCGAGGGCCGCGCCTTCGGCGACGTACCGCTGAACCTGGAGTACAAGCTCGAGGTCTGGGACTCGCCCAACTCGGCCGGCATCATCATCGACGCCGTGCGCGCCGCGAAGATCGCCAAGGACCGCGGCATCGGCGGCCCCGTGATCCCCGCCTCGGCGTACCTGATGAAGTCCCCGCCGGAGCAGATCGCCGACGATGTCGCGCGCAAACAGCTCGAGGAGTTCATCATCGGCGCGGACTAG
- a CDS encoding OPT family oligopeptide transporter — MSSPASAAPRSGVHELTVRGIALGAVITLVFTAANAYLGLKVGLTFATSIPAAVISMALLRYFANHSIIENNIVQTIASAAGTLSAIVFILPGLVMIGWWQGFPYWTTTLVCLVGGVLGVMYSIPLRRALVTGSDLPFPEGVAAAEVLKVGDTAEGAQENKTGLRLILLGSLASAGYALLGKMKVVAESISIPVKIGSGGTIVVPGLSFALIGVGHLVGVTVGIAMIVGLVISYFVLLPIWTSGELGGGEAFSDVVNGIFKNDIRLIGAGAIAVAAVWTLVKILGPVLRGVAESIASARKRRDGELVDITERDIPFPYVAGIVLVSMVPIGVLLWLFTTDTPLDGKAGGIITLSVLFVLVLGLLVASVCGYMAGLIGASNSPISGVGILVVLAAALLIRAVYGPSSGDETIALVAYTLFTGAIVFGIATISNDNLQDLKTGQLVGATPWKQQVALVIGVAFGSAIIPPVLGVLQKGFGFAGAPGAGDNALAAPQASLLAKLSEGVFGGDLDWGLIGLGALIGVVVIVIDETLARSGKFRLPPLAVGMGMYLPMSVTLMIPIGAAIGYYYNRWADRSDNAEGRKRLGTLMATGLIVGESLFGVLYAGIVVLADRVPDLPIIGGKEEPLALPFIGEGYLHWGEALGAILFAAIVYALYTRTKKVAAAEA, encoded by the coding sequence ATGTCCAGTCCGGCTTCCGCCGCGCCGCGATCCGGCGTACACGAGCTGACAGTCCGCGGCATCGCTCTCGGTGCCGTCATCACGCTCGTCTTCACCGCCGCCAACGCCTACCTGGGGCTGAAGGTGGGCCTGACCTTCGCCACATCGATTCCGGCGGCGGTCATCTCGATGGCATTGCTGCGCTACTTCGCGAACCACTCGATCATCGAGAACAACATCGTGCAGACGATCGCGTCGGCCGCGGGAACGCTTTCGGCCATCGTGTTCATCCTGCCGGGCCTGGTGATGATCGGCTGGTGGCAGGGCTTCCCGTACTGGACCACCACCCTGGTCTGCCTCGTCGGCGGCGTGCTCGGCGTCATGTACTCGATCCCGCTGCGGCGAGCCCTGGTGACCGGGTCCGACCTCCCGTTCCCCGAAGGCGTGGCCGCCGCCGAGGTGCTCAAGGTGGGCGATACCGCCGAGGGAGCCCAGGAGAACAAGACCGGCCTGCGCCTGATCCTGCTCGGCTCGCTCGCCTCCGCGGGCTACGCCCTGCTCGGCAAGATGAAGGTGGTCGCCGAGTCCATCTCGATCCCGGTGAAGATCGGTAGTGGTGGCACCATCGTGGTCCCCGGCCTGTCCTTCGCGCTGATCGGCGTGGGCCACCTCGTGGGCGTCACCGTGGGCATCGCGATGATCGTGGGCCTGGTCATCTCCTACTTCGTGCTCCTGCCCATCTGGACCTCCGGCGAGCTCGGCGGCGGCGAGGCCTTCTCGGACGTCGTCAACGGCATCTTCAAGAACGACATCCGGCTGATCGGCGCCGGCGCCATCGCGGTGGCCGCCGTGTGGACCCTGGTGAAGATCCTCGGGCCGGTGCTGCGCGGCGTCGCCGAGTCGATCGCCTCGGCGCGCAAACGGCGCGACGGCGAACTCGTCGACATCACCGAGCGCGATATCCCGTTCCCCTACGTGGCCGGGATCGTCCTGGTCTCCATGGTCCCGATCGGCGTGCTGCTGTGGCTGTTCACCACCGACACCCCACTCGACGGCAAAGCCGGCGGCATCATCACACTCAGCGTGCTGTTCGTGCTCGTCCTGGGCTTGCTGGTCGCCTCGGTGTGCGGCTACATGGCCGGTCTGATCGGCGCCTCCAACAGCCCCATCTCGGGCGTCGGCATCCTTGTGGTGCTCGCCGCGGCGCTGCTCATCCGCGCGGTCTACGGCCCGTCGAGCGGTGACGAGACCATCGCGCTCGTCGCGTACACGCTGTTCACTGGCGCCATCGTGTTCGGCATCGCCACCATCTCCAACGACAACCTGCAGGACCTCAAGACCGGCCAGTTGGTGGGCGCCACCCCGTGGAAGCAGCAGGTGGCCCTCGTGATCGGTGTGGCCTTCGGTTCGGCGATCATCCCGCCGGTGCTCGGAGTGCTGCAGAAGGGCTTCGGCTTCGCGGGCGCCCCGGGCGCGGGTGACAATGCGCTCGCCGCCCCGCAGGCCTCGCTGCTCGCGAAGCTCTCCGAGGGTGTTTTCGGCGGCGACCTCGACTGGGGACTCATCGGCCTCGGCGCCCTGATCGGCGTTGTGGTCATCGTGATCGACGAGACGCTCGCCCGCTCCGGCAAGTTCCGGCTGCCCCCGCTCGCGGTGGGCATGGGGATGTACCTGCCGATGAGCGTGACCTTGATGATCCCGATCGGCGCCGCGATCGGGTACTACTACAACCGCTGGGCCGACCGCTCCGACAACGCCGAGGGCCGCAAGCGGCTCGGCACGCTCATGGCGACCGGTCTCATCGTGGGTGAGTCGCTGTTCGGCGTGCTCTACGCTGGCATCGTCGTGCTGGCGGACCGCGTTCCCGATCTGCCGATCATCGGTGGCAAGGAAGAGCCGCTGGCGCTGCCCTTCATCGGCGAGGGCTACCTGCACTGGGGCGAGGCGCTCGGCGCGATCCTGTTCGCCGCCATCGTCTACGCGCTGTACACCCGGACGAAGAAGGTCGCCGCCGCCGAGGCCTGA
- a CDS encoding LLM class flavin-dependent oxidoreductase has translation MRFGVVILPQFPWPEARRRWRKAEELGFDHAWTYDHLSWRSLADQPWGATIPTLTAAALVTDSIRLGTFVTSPNFRHPVPFAKDLGTVDEISGGRLVLGIGSGGTGFDSYVLGQDELTPRRRHDRFVEFTRGLDALLRYECEPGGISFDGEFFRAVDARMVGDPAQRPRMPFVLATNGPKGLRLVAELGQGWVTTGPDGAEGDAWWTRVAELSSRLDDALTGAGRDPRGVERHLAIDFSGTYSLSSPDAADDAVGRATELGFTDVIVHWPRPEDPYLGTEDALDAFASRHLTRRKRLASRTF, from the coding sequence ATGCGTTTCGGAGTGGTCATCCTGCCTCAATTCCCCTGGCCTGAGGCTCGCCGGCGGTGGCGCAAGGCCGAGGAATTGGGCTTCGATCATGCGTGGACCTACGACCATCTGTCGTGGCGTTCGCTGGCGGATCAACCCTGGGGCGCGACGATTCCCACGCTCACCGCCGCCGCACTCGTCACCGACAGCATCCGGCTGGGCACCTTCGTCACCTCGCCGAACTTCCGGCACCCGGTGCCCTTCGCCAAGGATCTGGGAACTGTCGACGAGATCTCCGGCGGGCGCCTGGTGCTCGGTATCGGCTCCGGTGGAACGGGTTTCGACTCGTACGTCCTGGGCCAGGACGAACTCACCCCACGTCGCCGGCACGACCGGTTCGTCGAGTTCACCCGTGGACTGGACGCGTTGCTGCGGTACGAGTGCGAGCCCGGCGGCATCAGTTTCGACGGTGAGTTCTTCCGGGCGGTCGACGCCCGGATGGTCGGCGATCCGGCGCAGCGCCCGCGGATGCCTTTCGTCCTCGCGACCAACGGGCCGAAGGGGCTGCGCCTGGTGGCGGAGCTCGGGCAGGGCTGGGTGACAACCGGGCCCGACGGTGCCGAGGGCGACGCGTGGTGGACCCGGGTCGCGGAGCTCAGCAGTCGGCTCGACGATGCGCTCACCGGCGCCGGGCGTGATCCGCGAGGTGTCGAACGGCACCTGGCGATCGACTTCAGCGGGACGTACAGCCTGAGCTCACCGGATGCCGCCGACGATGCGGTCGGCCGCGCGACGGAGCTGGGCTTCACCGACGTGATCGTGCACTGGCCCCGCCCCGAGGACCCCTACCTCGGTACCGAAGACGCCCTCGACGCCTTCGCTTCTCGCCATCTCACCAGGCGAAAGCGCTTGGCCAGCCGAACCTTTTGA